cTTACATAGAAcctacaaacacccccacacacatctgTCCGCGTTCTTATTTTGTCCATCAATGTGTAAAAAGTCAAGAAAGATGTATTTTTTACATGGATAACATCCGGCAAAAATTTTCAAAAGAAAAACGTCTATACGAAATCATCAGCGTTTGTTGAAATATGTGATTATATTTTATATGAGATTAACATTACTTGTTTTTTGTTGAATAATTTATCCGTGGCATACGCTGGCGTTATTTAAGCATGATCTTCCTCTAGACTTCAAAGAAAACATTAGTAGAATATTAAGAACAACTGACAAAAGATACATATTATCTTCAACTTCGGGAAATACTGTTGTTTAAATTTAAAAAGCTATCCCAGTCGCACAATAACTAAGGAAACATTTGGAAAATCGCGCTAATACGACGTTAATTTTTATAAACTTaagacggaagaagaggaagtaattgCTATAAATACGTCACGTTTAGCACCTATAGTAATTCCGAGGTACGGGGGATGTTTAGctattattttttaatacataGATGGCGTCCTTgtcgcatatatattttttgacataGCATAGACAATGTGAATACGATAAAACAAATATCCCATGCATTTTTCTATCAGAAACACGTAGTCGATATAACCTAATACAATACTTTAAATATATTACCGATTTAAAGAGGTCCTTTAAATGATGAATATCAACGAAATAGTCACCAATAGATGGCTCTCTCCAACTATTAAATAAGTACCTGGCAACTCGACGTTATGCAAAAAGGTCCCAAGTGTCTTCTCCTGCCACCTGTCAGTGAGACTGTGTGATTCTTCCTTCCACGTCACGAATTTGTTTACTGTAAGCCGCTACTTTGTCATATCATGTAGGTCTATTGCTTTTTAAAGTAGTGTGGAGGCATTTTGTCATTGTGAACTATATTTAACGTAACGTAGGCTTTGGGTGAATGGCCAGTTTGATGCTGGGTGAATATATTGGGCATAGCATAATATAATTCTAGTACTAGGCCTACGTGGTATAtattaatcactatcattaatcaTGTTAATTAGAATTCAGGTATTACATACGTGGTAAATATTAATAACATGTTAATTAGAATTCAGCTATTATATACGTGTAACAGTTGGCACTGCTAGCTCATTCCTTGTTCAGGTAGGTTATTGATAACAGAATAGGCaatgttttaagatttttttttttttttctcgtaattaAACCTCTCTGTGGATTCCACTTGAATCTTGCTGTGATATGAAATTTAAAGATTAGTCTGTAGATCAGCCTAACAAAGGTGCAGTGTCAAACAACTTGTGAATCAAGGTGAACAGAACTTGAACTGGCGAAGGGGATATGAGTTGGGGACTAATGGCTGGTGTGCTAAAATTGTGGGCATAAGTTACTTATAGCAACGCGTGTAGATAGAGGGAAGCGTGTTTTATAATTTTTACGCATTTTTGTTTGCTATTCTTTTTTATGAGAAATCAGTATAGTATGGCTGCAATAAGTTACaacaaattgaagatgatattcttgtagaggacaaaaagtaatcgctgtggatattgttccggcaccggattttataacattttggctattcgtccggcatacatgcACACTAACTATTTGCGTGCAAAAACACACTCTCGATTGCGCATTAGCCTTGCATACAAACTTTAGCTCTATTTTGGTGTTGTTCATAGTTCATGGCTAAGGGTCGATCATGGATTCAAAGTTAGaactgaatttgccagttttgctgatgtgaaggacagcttgacCAAATTTCAAGAGAGCACTTTCGAACAGTTTTATGTCAAAGATTCAAGGACTGTTGCTGCAGCTTTGAAGCGTACACCGGATAAGAAAGTAAAGTCAGAGTTGTAGTACTCCTACTTAGTGTTTGCCTGCatcgggaaatacggcaatcgagAGGGGGACCTAGTCTCTGACAGGTGCAGTCCTATCGTTTACAGGCACGATAAAATCACAATACAGATAAAAATTGCAGAAATGTCAAACTGTAGCAAACGTAGCATGTATGTCCACTCTgtccaaagaaaaataaaaaattttgatGATGTGCGTGAAATGACAAAGACAGAATTATTGACTGCGGAAGTGTGAGTGTATGCCCGATGAATagccaaaatgttataaaatccggtgctggaacaatatccacggcgaaaagtaatagtggttggtacaagaaataatctgcagacacaaatGGTAACGACACAGATAAAGTTGAAATGTCACGGAAAGTGTTGCTCACAGCCAAAGTCCACTTGACGCTCCAGTGGCCAAGTGCACTCGCTTGGCGCGAAAGAATAAGTTGCTGCGCAGCTCGCACACCTGTCCTACTGAGCACCTACGTCACCActaggtttaccttcattatagatgCAATTACTTAAAATCTTTACTATATTAATGAAGCTGCTAccatcagagaaaaacaaactctgtccAACGAGCCAGTggtgcgggaatgggcatgatacgatgTCATCCGtgttttggtccacaacagccatggctaCGGGTTAATATTTTGACCTGCTAATAATCTAAGAACAATATCGTCATAGGATTTACCTTGTTACTATCCTTTATTTTGTGCCTCAGGAGTGCTTATTTTTTAACTTTCAATCTATTAATATTGCTGAAAGTATATGACATGAAGCAGGGAGGACAGAGGTTTATGGTATATTTTGATAATGCACAGATTCCTGCATGTCCATACAGAGCTATACACTACACATGAGATAATTACAAATAAaccgaaatatatatgtaatgtattttattgCTTTTTAACAGATAAAATGACCAAACTAGTAGAGTGGTTAACGGGAATTGTCCTCATCATGGGACCCTGGACAGCTGTAGTGACCAACACTGttagtattttcttcttttccatgtaATTGTTAATAACTGGGTATAGTATCCCTGCATTATTGATTCTCCTGAAgtaatgttatattatatatcagtAGTTTTGATTGAAATAGTTTTATCACATTCAGAATTCATTAGCTTAAAatacttttctcattttttattccaGGTCAAAAATGAGTTCACCGATCAATACTTTATgtatatccttctccttccacttgtATTGGTTGCCATGTTTGGCTTGGTATCAGTGGCAATAATTGCACATAGAGTCTACAATTTCAATGTCTGCAATGATGCTGCTGAGGAGCTTACAAGACAGATAAAGGAAGCCAAGGAAGATTTAAAGAAAAAGGGACTTAAAATTGACTAGGGCAGAAACGGGAATTGTTGCCTTTGTGGTTGTGGTCGGAAAACTTAATTTAAAAAATATCCTGATGCATGTGTTAGAATGCAGTGCTTGATTTTATTCTTTGTGCTTTGTCTTTTTTGAATTCTCAGTCTCAACAAATAATCATCTTCAGAATATTTTTGTAAGATTGAATGATGTGTAAGAGAATTTGcttgttatttattatatgtaatttacaataaattatatattgtaaacagattaattttctttcccattttgaATAACCTTTTAATAAATTGTATACAGATcaaactattgttatttttttatgatactaATAAATACATTTTTAGATTACACTCGATTTTCCTCATAAATTAATCCAATGCCATTGGGTGGCTTGTGTATACATGCCATGGAATGATGAGTCCTTTCTAGGTGGCATATACCTGTCAAGCCTTCCCTAAGAATTGGTCACTAAACAGTTGTTCACTTGTTTGGCTAATACTATAGTCATTGAGGAGTTTAATGTTTGaatcaaataaatgtgctagacagcaaaggtcatatagcactatagtaaTGTATTGGGTCTTAGAGGGTAAAGAagagttaatgattatgataaatgtgTTAATGTGAAAGACTAGggagcattataggatagtatggtagtgaaaaggggaaaagaggggaataagtgaactaaagcagagattagtagaaagggataggttaaggaggtagagcaattgagtgaattatagtgtatctgtcactggggaaggtataggaaaaatgttgaaggaaaaatagagatggTTGTTGGAAAAGTACGAGAAGAATTTGGAGAGAGGGTAAGGTGTTAAATATCCAAGATTATAGTGTGTTAGAGAAAAGTATGGTAACTAAAAGGGAAacgagggaagtaaatgaagtagagcaggtattggtaaaatgggaaaggttaagggggtagagcgattgagtgaattgcattgtatctgtgattgcggaaggaagagggacattgttcaaggaaaacagaggtgcctgttggagaagttggaggagaagaatccaggggatgagaaagggggactggggaaggtgaaGTATtaggaagaatgtctggaggggaggggtctggaggaCACGGTTGTGATAGAGGAGAATTGTACGAGTATTTAAGCAGGAtcggtagagagggtggggcatGTTGGGAGGGtacagaaggaaggggggtggaggaaccttggaggaggaggaggatggatatctacaaatactttaaatgtaggaggagtagaaacagagggattgggggtgggtgagggggagtcttcccttgggtcatctttggGAAGTTTGGGATGTCTTAAAGGGTTTCTGGAAGGGAGTTGGGTGAAGAGCACTGAgtaacaaaggttttcttatgaggagaagaagaggagatagataactgag
This genomic interval from Penaeus vannamei isolate JL-2024 chromosome 35, ASM4276789v1, whole genome shotgun sequence contains the following:
- the Dpm3 gene encoding dolichol-phosphate mannosyltransferase subunit 3; protein product: MTKLVEWLTGIVLIMGPWTAVVTNTVKNEFTDQYFMYILLLPLVLVAMFGLVSVAIIAHRVYNFNVCNDAAEELTRQIKEAKEDLKKKGLKID